In a single window of the Chaetodon trifascialis isolate fChaTrf1 chromosome 19, fChaTrf1.hap1, whole genome shotgun sequence genome:
- the LOC139348038 gene encoding protein ripply2-like — translation MGTVATNSGLTSVLTGANATPQSGALWRPWTGTGDRTTANNALSLHGDLSAAKHPKIPQFIHPVKLFWPKSRCFDYLYQDAEMLLRNYPVQATICFYQDSSSDEDSDDEEEEMEKELN, via the exons ATGGGGACTGTCGCTACCAACAGTGGATTAACTTCTGTTTTGACTGGAGCCAATGCTACTCCGCAGTCCGGCGCTTTGTGGAGGCCATGGACTGGAACTGGGGACAGGACTACCGCAAACAAT GCCCTTTCTCTTCATGGAGACCTTTCAGCGGCGAAGCACCCCAAAATTCCTCAGTTCATTCACCCTGTGAA gttGTTCTGGCCGAAATCGAGATGCTTCGATTATCTGTACCAGGACGCAGAAATGCTGCTGCGCAACTATCCGGTCCAAGCGACCATCTGCTTTTACCAAGACTCcagcagtgatgaagacagcgatgacgaagaagaagagatggaaaAGGAGCTGAATTAA
- the LOC139347749 gene encoding melanocortin-2 receptor accessory protein 2A-like: MSDFHNRSQSSARRSDYVWQYEYYDDEEPVSFEGLKAHRYSIVIGFWVGLAVFVIFMFFVLTLLTKTGAPHQENSDSAEKRHRPGSCLVDIDGPQDENDKAFSRPLLAGSRSYFHFYINEEDQGQGKQKAEDKGVGKHTGARAQEGTCNQPRGISSSRMDDMEEDVDEAGEHQPLKGLIEESKPDRECAFFPHFNIPNFVNLEHSSTLGEDDLLYEPSVVLERRSHSQDAHCDIH, encoded by the exons ATGTCCGACTTCCACAACCGGAGCCAAAGCAGCGCGCGTCGCAGTGACTACGTGTGGCAGTATGAATATTATGACGACGAAGAGCCCGTGTCTTTCGAGGGACTCAAAGCGCACAGAT ACTCCATCGTCATCGGCTTCTGGGTCGGACTTGCcgtgtttgtcattttcatgttcTTTGTTCTCACGCTGCTCACAAAGACGGGAGCGCCACATCAAGA AAACTCAGACTCTGCTGAGAAGCGCCATCGACCAGGGAGCTGTCTGGTAGACATCGATGGCCCCCAGGACGAAAATGACAAAGCCTTCTCACGCCCGTTACTAGCGGGGTCCCGCTCATATTTCCATTTCTACATTAACGAGGAGGATCAGGGTCAGGGGAAGCAAAAAGCAGAAGACAAGGGAGTTGGAAAGCACACCGGGGCCCGAGCCCAGGAGGGGACCTGCAACCAGCCCAGAGGTATCAGCTCCTCGAGGATGGACGACATGGAAGAGGATGTTGACGAAGCTGGAGAACACCAGCCTCTCAAGGGACTAATAGAGGAGAGTAAGCCTGACCGAGAATGTGCCTTCTTTCCCCACTTCAACATCCCGAACTTTGTGAACTTGGAGCACAGTTCAACGCTCGGAGAGGATGATCTGCTGTATGAGCCGTCCGTCGTTCTGGAGCGCCGTTCTCACTCTCAGGATGCTCACTGTGACATCCACTGA